In the genome of Sporocytophaga myxococcoides DSM 11118, the window AAAGTTATCATAAAGTTTTTCATGGCCAGGGGAAATAATAATCAGATCAGCTTCATGCCTTTCCGTAAATTCATTTATACCTTGGATGATGTCTTTTTTCTCAAGGACGAAAAAGGCTACATCGCTCGTATCACTTTTCATTAAGAAGTTATTATAACCATAACTAATAAGATCATCAGCATTTGATGGTGCTTTCTGATCCTGAATAGTTAGAAAATCTATATGAGCGTGAAGAGATTCTCCGAGTTCCACTACAAAATCTACAACCTCTTTTTCGTCCTCACCGGTAAGTTCACTCGTATAAACTATTTTCTGTATTGGTGTATAGGTTGTCCCTGGAGGCACTTCCAAAACAGGACAACATGTCTTTTCAATTACCTCTGAGGTAATTCGGCTATATGGAGCATACCTTTCAGATACACCCTTAGTAGCCATGACTACGAGATTTCCCTCTCCAGCTCTTATCGTCTTAATGATTTCATTAGCAGGATTCCCTGCTGATACTATTGATGAAATTGCTACATTCCCGTATTTATCCCTTATTCGATGCGCATCAGCAATTGAATCCAGCTCCTTTAAGGCTTTTTCCTTTTCGCGGGAAATACTTTCATCTAAAGCATCTTTATATTTTGATTCAATACAATGAAATAATACAAGCTCAGCTTTTAAAACCTTAGCAAGCTCATATCCGTAACGTACCGAATTACTCGAATTGATTGAAAAATCTGTAGGACAAATAATCTTTGATATCATTTCCATACCCCTCCTCCTTCTTCTGTCTGAATACCTTCCTTTTTTATTTAACAGAATCTCATATAAATGGTTCTCTACCACTTATTCTAAAGACCTTAATCAAACATTATCAACACTTTACTTAAAAGCATCATTCAACACCAAAACGTAAATTATTTTTATACCATCCTGAACACAAAATGATTAGCTATAGGCATAAAAATCTTAGCAAAATCTAACAAAATCAATACTTTAGCACAACCAATTAAACCGCTTTTCGTTGAGAGTTCAATATGAAAATCACTATATTATCGATGTATATATAAAAATGAAAAAACAACCGCCGCCATTTCACAACACCACTTTACTGGCATTCAGCATAATATTTTTCGGATGGGGATTACTCACCTCATTAAATGGTACTCTTATAGCCCAACTTGATTATATATTTGAACTGGATGACTTTAAAAAGAGTCTTATAAACCTGACATTCTTTGGAACATACTTCTTTGTATCGCTGGCTTTTTTTCTTTTCTCCGAATACAAAAAAGACCTCTTGAGTCTTTTCGGTTATAAATATCTAACAGTAACAGGATTAGGTATAGCAGCCACTGGAGCCTACCTTTTTTATCCTGCTTCTACCTTACTCTCATTCCCCCTTTTTATGGGAGGACTTTTTGTACTGGCCTCAGGCATAACTCTTTTGCAGATATCTGCGAATACATATATTGTAAACCTCGGCTCTTCACAACATTCATTTTCAAGACTAACTGTCGTTCAGGCTTTAAACTCTCTGGGAGCTACATTGGGACCAATTCTTGGAACTTTTCTGATAATGAAAACAGCTAACCTTACGCATGAAGAGATTTCCTTACTACAACCTGACCAACTACTTTCTTTCAGAAAAATTCAAGCTATAGCTGTTCAATCTCCATATTGGACAGTGGCCATATGGCTGATAATTCTGGGATCTTTGATATTCTTTCTTCCTATGCCGGATCTTGTAAAGAATAATCAATCTATACAACA includes:
- a CDS encoding universal stress protein yields the protein MEMISKIICPTDFSINSSNSVRYGYELAKVLKAELVLFHCIESKYKDALDESISREKEKALKELDSIADAHRIRDKYGNVAISSIVSAGNPANEIIKTIRAGEGNLVVMATKGVSERYAPYSRITSEVIEKTCCPVLEVPPGTTYTPIQKIVYTSELTGEDEKEVVDFVVELGESLHAHIDFLTIQDQKAPSNADDLISYGYNNFLMKSDTSDVAFFVLEKKDIIQGINEFTERHEADLIIISPGHEKLYDNFIEESNTHQLINKTNYPVLVMHKNKECLVTA
- the gluP gene encoding glucose/galactose MFS transporter is translated as MKKQPPPFHNTTLLAFSIIFFGWGLLTSLNGTLIAQLDYIFELDDFKKSLINLTFFGTYFFVSLAFFLFSEYKKDLLSLFGYKYLTVTGLGIAATGAYLFYPASTLLSFPLFMGGLFVLASGITLLQISANTYIVNLGSSQHSFSRLTVVQALNSLGATLGPILGTFLIMKTANLTHEEISLLQPDQLLSFRKIQAIAVQSPYWTVAIWLIILGSLIFFLPMPDLVKNNQSIQQNKQNNSKLNLYLAALGIFMYVGAEVTIGSNLGAIIDQYYPDMTSDKATVIYTYWALAMIGRFAGGFILQFVNGGKLLLIFALSTLCLLTFGIAGSEELSIYSLAAIGFFNSIMFPGIFASGLHKLGDYTGRGASLLIMGIAGGAIIPLIYKSLSLVSGLKVALIIAFICYVYIAYYGRYFQKHSEIVE